The genomic region GACCGCGCGAACGCCTTGACCGACTCCTGGTCCGCGAGGTCCAGCGGCGCCACGAGGATGTTCTGGTTGCCCGTCGCCTCGGCGAGCGACGCGGCCACGCGCCCGCCCACCTCGACGTTGCGGGCGGCGATGGTGACCTCGGCGCCCGCGGCGGCCAGCGCCCGCACGGTCTCGACGCCGATGCCCGACGCCCCACCGGTGACCACGGCGCGGCGGCCGGACAGGTCGACGCCCTCGACGACCTCGAGAGCGGTGGTCTCGAAGCCGAACGGGGTGGTGATGCGCTCCGTCATCTGATTTCCCCAACCTGTGTCGTACCCAGAAGCATGTTGTAACCTGAAACGGAGGTTCCTCCGGTTCGAGTTCCACACTAAGCGGAGGACCCTCCGGTTAGCAAGTGATCCCACGGGAGTGTTCGCAATGCGTGCTGATGCCGCTCGTAACCGGGCGTTGCTGCTCGAGGTGGCGCTGGACGCGTTCAGCCACGAGAAGGACGTGACGCTCGGCGCCATCGCCAAGAAGGCGGGCGTCGGGATCGGCACGCTGTACCGGCACTTCCCCACCCGCGAGGCGTTGATCGAGGCCGTCTACCGCGCCGAGCTGGAGAAGCTCTGCGACCTCGCACCGCTGGCCGACCTGCCGGCCGAGCAGGCGCTGCGGGAGTGGATGGACCGGTTCATCGCCTACATCGCGACGAAACGCGACCTCAAGGACGCGCTGCAGGCGGTGATCGCGAGTGGCGTGAACCCGTTCGAGCACAGCCGCGCGAAGATGGTCGGCGCGCTGCAGGAGCTGCTGGGACCATTGGGGGCCGGCAACGAGCCGGCGGACGTGATGGCGATGCTCGTCGCCGTCGCCCAGAACGACGACCCGGCTCAGGCCCGCAGGATGCTCGACCTCGTCATGGACGGGATTCGCTTCGGCGCTGCTCGAACCGCTCGACCAGCGCGGGCACCTCGCTGAGCAGGAACTCGTAGAAGTCCCGCATGTAGACGAGCCGCTCGCGGGCGGGCCCCGGCTCGACCGCCTCCACGCCCCTGGCGACCGCGCTCAGGATGTCGTCGATCGGCGCGTGCTGCCGTCCGTAGAGCGTCGTCCACGCCCGGTCGCGCATCCGGTAGTGCTCGCGGCGGCTGCCCTGCACGGGCACCCGTTCGATCAGCCCCATCTGCATGACCATCTTGACCGCGCCGGACACCGACCCCGCGCTCACGCCGAGCTCCTCGCTCAGGTCGCCCGCGGTCAGCGAGTCCTCCTCGGTGAACAGGAACGCCGCGAGCACACGGGCCGCCATCCGCTGCATCCCCGAGCCGACCAGGGTGAGCGCCAGGTGCTCCGCCAGCCGCCTGCGGTCTGTCTCGCCCGTCACAGTGCCCCAGTCTTCAGAAATTTCTGAACGTTCGCTAGCCTCGATCTTAGGGGGAAGGGGCTGGCATGGCCACAGCACTCGTCGTCGGAGCCGGGGTCTCCGGGCTCGCGACCGCACTTCGACTGGCCCGCAGCGAGTGGGAAGTGGTGGTGCTGGACCACGGCTCGTGCGCGGCCCCGCTGCCCGTTCGCGGTCCTGACCGGCACGCGGCACGGAGGCTGGCCGCGTTGCCGTGCGACCTGCACTACGAGACGCGCCACGACTCGGTCATGGCCCTGTGCCCCGACCGGTTCGGCGTCACGGTCACGTTCCCGGACCACGACGAGTGGTTCGACATCGTGGTGTGCGCGCAGCCTTGCTGCCAGGCAGAACGATTACCGGGGTTGAGCCTCGACGCCTGGTCGCGTGACCACGTCGCGCTGCTCTACCGGGCCGTGCAGGACACCCAGCTGCCCTTGTGCGCTGCCGAGGCGCTGGCGGACGGGCTGGACCTGCACCGGGACGACCGGGACGCGTTCTCCTGGTGGGAGAGCACTTTAAGACCGCATACCACCACCGTTAGGCGGTCCTTTACTCGCGCCGGGTAAGCCTGCGAGACATGACCACGTTACGGAGACGCACCTTCCTCGTGGGAAGTCTCGCCGGAGCGAGCGCGGGAGTGCTCGTGCCCCGGCTGGCCAACGCGATCGGCTACCCCTTCACCCTCGGTGTCGCGTCCGGCGAACCGGCGGCCGACGGGTTCGTGATCTGGACCCGGCTCGCGCCCAACCCCCTCAACGCCGACGGCCTCGGCGGCATGCCGAACGCCAACACGTCCGTCGAGTGGCAGGTCGCCACCGACGAACGCTTCACCGCCATCGCCCGCACCGGCACGTTCACCGCCGTGCCGGGAAGTGCGCACTCCGTCCACGTCACGCTGACCGGCCTGGAGCCGGGTCGTGAGTACTGGTACCGCTTCCGCGCCGACGGGCACATCTCCCCCGTCGGCCGCGCGGTCACCGCGCCCGCTGTCGGCACCTCGCCCGAGCTCACCATGCTCTTCGCGTCCTGCTCGCACTTCGAGGAGGGCTACTTCACGGCCTACCGCCGGATGGCCGAGGAGAACCCGCACCTGATCCTGCACCTCGGCGACTACATCTACGAGGGCGGCGCCACGACCACGAAGGTCCGCAAGTTCGCGCCCGCCACCGAGATCAGCACGCTCGCCAACTACCGGGTGCGGCACGCGCAGTACAAGACCGACCCTGACCTGCAGGCGGCACACGCGGCCGCGCCCTGGCTGGTGGTGTGGGACGACCACGAGGTCGAGAACAACTACGCCAACCTCATCCGCAACGACAGCTCCCCGGCCGGCGACTTCAAGGCGCGCCGGGCGGCGGCGTACAAGGCCTACTACGAGCACATGCCGCTGCGCTCCGCCCAGGCACCGAACGCGGAGAACATGTTGCTGCACCGCAGGGTCCGGTGGGGCAGCCTCGCGACGTTCCACATGCTCGACACCCGCCAGTACCGCAACGACCAGGCGTGCGGCGACGGCACGAAGGTCTGCCCGGCCGCCGACGACCCGGCGCGCACGCTCACCGGCACCGCGCAGGAGACGTGGCTGACCGACGGGCTGCGACAGAAGCTCGGCACGTGGGACTTCCTGGGCCAACAGGTGTTCTTCGCCCAACGGCTGGCCGCCGCGGACGGCTCGAAGAGCATGGACGCGTGGGACGGCTACACCGCCAACCGCACGCGCATCCAGAACGCCTGGGACACCAACGGCAACAAGGGCACCGTCGTGCTCACCGGCGACGTGCACCGCAGCTGGGCCGCGAACCTCATGCAGTCCTACCAGTCGCAGAACCGGGTCATCGGCACCGAGCTCGTCACCACGTCGATCACCTCCGGCGGTGACGGCAACGCCGCGGACAACAGCCTCAACCCGACGCTGAACCCGCACGTGAAGTTCTTCAAGAACCTGCGCGGCTACGTGAAGACCCGCACGACCAGCACCGAGATGCGGGTCGACTTCCGCGCGGTCGACAAGGTCACCGTCCGCGACTACCCGGTGAAGACCGTGCAGAGCTACGTCGTCGAGGCGAACAACCCCGGATTGCAGGCGCCGTGAAGACACTGCTGATCGCCTCGTTGCTCCTCGCCCCCGCCCCCATGACGTGGTCCACGGTCAACAGCGACTCGACCGGCGACCAGGACAACGCCGCCGTCTCCGCCACCCGCAACGGCTACACCGCCGTCGTGTGGGAGGACGACCGCGACACCGCCACCCCCGAGGACCCGATCCACTCCGACGTCTGGATCCGGCTCTACAAGGAGGGCACGTCGGTCTACGAGAAGAAGCTGAGCACCGGCGGCACCGGCAACTGGCGGCACTGGCAGCCCGATGTCGCGCTGCACGAGGACGGCAGCGCGGTCGTCGTGTGGTCGGAGGACCCGGACGGCAACGGCTACTACAACATCGCCGTCCGCCAGGTCTCGGCCACCGGGACCGTCTCCGGTTCCGGCACGGCCAACGCCAGCGCCGACGGCCAGCAGCACTTCCCCAGCGTGGCGGCGGATCCGGACACCGCGCACTTCGCCGTCACGTGGGAGGACAAGCAGGGCACGAACCCGTCGACCGTCCGGATCGCCGGGTTCGCGTCCCTGACCGGCAAGACCTACGAGGCGCAGGTCAACAACGCCGGTGGCACGCACGCCAAGCCGCAGGTCGCGATGGGTGCCGCCGCCAACGCGGTCGTGGTGTGGGAGGCGGACGCGGGCGTGGCCCGCAAGATCCTCACCCCGTCCGGTGGCGTGAAGCAGGCGCAGACCACGACGGGAACGGGGAAACGTCCCGCCGTGGCGGCCAACTTCAACGGTGACTTCGCGGTCGCGTGGGAGAGCGCCGGCGTGAAGACCCAGTCGTTCACGGCGGCGGGCGCGGTCACCGGGACGACCGCGCAGACCACCGGCACCGACCCGCAGATCGGCGTCGACGACCAGCGCGGCGTCGCGGTGACCACGGCCGAGGCGCAGGACGTGCACACCGTGGTCTACAACCCGGACGGCACCACCACGGGCCGGCCCGCGCGGCAGCTCACCGTCTCGAACGCCACCGGCCGGCAGGACGAACCGGCCGTGGGCGTCGACCCGTGGGGCCGCGTCACCGTCGTCTACACCGACGACAACGACGGCAACGGGTTCGACCAGGTCTACCGCGGCCTGGGCCTCACCACCCAGACCTGGTAGCTACCGCAGGTCCAGGGGCCTGCGTCGCTGGTGGACGTCCACCAGCGACGCGGGCTTCCAGAACCCGTGCACGTCGTAGGTGTCGGTGCCGGGCGGCACGATCTCGTCGATGCGGTCCAGCACGTCGTCGGTCAGCACCAGGTCGGCGCCCTCCAGCAACGACTCCAGCTGCTCCATCGTGCGCGGCCCGGTGATCGCCGAGGTCACGCCGGGGTGGGTCGTCACGAAGGCGATGGCGAGCGCGGGCAGCGTCACCCCCATCTCGTCGGCCAGCTTCGCGAACGCCTCGACCGCGTCGAACTTCGCGGCGTTGCCCGGCAACGACTCGTCGAACCGGTCCGGGGTGAGCGTCGCCCGGAACGCCTCGGCCGCCGCA from Lentzea guizhouensis harbors:
- a CDS encoding TetR/AcrR family transcriptional regulator, with protein sequence MRADAARNRALLLEVALDAFSHEKDVTLGAIAKKAGVGIGTLYRHFPTREALIEAVYRAELEKLCDLAPLADLPAEQALREWMDRFIAYIATKRDLKDALQAVIASGVNPFEHSRAKMVGALQELLGPLGAGNEPADVMAMLVAVAQNDDPAQARRMLDLVMDGIRFGAARTARPARAPR
- a CDS encoding GbsR/MarR family transcriptional regulator, translating into MTGETDRRRLAEHLALTLVGSGMQRMAARVLAAFLFTEEDSLTAGDLSEELGVSAGSVSGAVKMVMQMGLIERVPVQGSRREHYRMRDRAWTTLYGRQHAPIDDILSAVARGVEAVEPGPARERLVYMRDFYEFLLSEVPALVERFEQRRSESRP
- a CDS encoding NAD(P)-binding protein; translation: MATALVVGAGVSGLATALRLARSEWEVVVLDHGSCAAPLPVRGPDRHAARRLAALPCDLHYETRHDSVMALCPDRFGVTVTFPDHDEWFDIVVCAQPCCQAERLPGLSLDAWSRDHVALLYRAVQDTQLPLCAAEALADGLDLHRDDRDAFSWWESTLRPHTTTVRRSFTRAG
- a CDS encoding alkaline phosphatase D family protein, giving the protein MTTLRRRTFLVGSLAGASAGVLVPRLANAIGYPFTLGVASGEPAADGFVIWTRLAPNPLNADGLGGMPNANTSVEWQVATDERFTAIARTGTFTAVPGSAHSVHVTLTGLEPGREYWYRFRADGHISPVGRAVTAPAVGTSPELTMLFASCSHFEEGYFTAYRRMAEENPHLILHLGDYIYEGGATTTKVRKFAPATEISTLANYRVRHAQYKTDPDLQAAHAAAPWLVVWDDHEVENNYANLIRNDSSPAGDFKARRAAAYKAYYEHMPLRSAQAPNAENMLLHRRVRWGSLATFHMLDTRQYRNDQACGDGTKVCPAADDPARTLTGTAQETWLTDGLRQKLGTWDFLGQQVFFAQRLAAADGSKSMDAWDGYTANRTRIQNAWDTNGNKGTVVLTGDVHRSWAANLMQSYQSQNRVIGTELVTTSITSGGDGNAADNSLNPTLNPHVKFFKNLRGYVKTRTTSTEMRVDFRAVDKVTVRDYPVKTVQSYVVEANNPGLQAP